A single window of Sulfurihydrogenibium subterraneum DSM 15120 DNA harbors:
- a CDS encoding N-acetyltransferase, with the protein MNLRKAKVKDAESIFKILQYFALKEVLLPRSLNSIYENIRDFYVYEVDGKIVGVGSLHIYWEDLAEIKSLAVLEDYQNHGIGRKIVEACLEDAKQLGIKRVFALTYVPSFFEKLGFKITDKSNFPQKVWTECIHCVKFNDCREVPVVIEI; encoded by the coding sequence TTGAACCTGAGAAAAGCGAAAGTTAAAGACGCAGAAAGTATTTTTAAAATCCTTCAATACTTTGCATTAAAAGAAGTTCTACTTCCCAGAAGTTTAAACAGTATTTACGAAAACATTAGAGACTTTTACGTTTACGAAGTTGATGGTAAAATTGTAGGAGTTGGGTCTTTACATATCTACTGGGAAGATTTAGCTGAGATAAAATCTTTGGCAGTTTTAGAAGATTATCAAAATCACGGTATAGGAAGAAAAATTGTTGAAGCTTGTTTAGAAGATGCAAAACAACTGGGTATAAAGAGAGTCTTTGCACTTACTTATGTTCCTTCCTTTTTTGAAAAGTTAGGATTTAAAATTACTGACAAATCAAACTTTCCACAGAAAGTATGGACAGAGTGTATACACTGTGTAAAATTCAACGACTGTAGAGAAGTTCCAGTGGTGATTGAGATATGA
- a CDS encoding histidine phosphatase family protein, with protein sequence MKYIYLCRHGESEYNAKKIVQGHIDTQLTEKGINQAKALAEFLKEKNIQKIVSSDLKRAYQTAKTVADILNLQVNVDERIREMHFGTWEGLSYDWIYQNAKDHFYNWLSNPVKHPLPKQEDPYHFEKRLRLFWEDIKKSQEHNILIVGHGGSIQGLLCIVMNLGIECLWKFRHDNTGLSLIVSNNSKDEVKFINLSFHTEKDFRLL encoded by the coding sequence ATGAAGTATATATACCTCTGTAGGCACGGAGAAAGTGAGTATAACGCAAAAAAGATAGTTCAAGGGCACATAGACACTCAGCTGACTGAAAAAGGTATAAATCAAGCAAAAGCACTAGCAGAGTTTTTAAAAGAAAAAAATATTCAAAAAATAGTATCATCAGATTTAAAAAGGGCTTATCAAACTGCTAAAACAGTAGCAGACATTCTAAACCTACAAGTTAATGTAGATGAAAGAATTAGAGAGATGCACTTTGGAACATGGGAAGGGCTATCTTACGACTGGATATACCAAAACGCAAAAGACCATTTTTACAACTGGCTTTCTAACCCAGTTAAACATCCACTACCCAAACAAGAAGACCCATACCACTTTGAAAAAAGATTAAGACTATTTTGGGAAGATATAAAAAAATCACAAGAACATAACATTTTGATAGTTGGACACGGAGGCTCTATACAGGGACTACTGTGTATAGTTATGAACTTAGGCATAGAGTGTCTGTGGAAGTTTAGACACGATAACACAGGATTATCTCTAATAGTATCAAACAACTCAAAAGACGAAGTTAAGTTTATAAATCTATCATTTCATACCGAAAAAGATTTTAGATTGCTATAA
- a CDS encoding TonB-dependent receptor plug domain-containing protein: MKNKKVLTTLLSLLLVKNVFAQEKITTLLNKYEEASDLSNRTKIESLGHYITITRKDLEIMQANTLSDVLKSLKLHSYIPNTFGVYQLTAAGSQVGLNTSYRLFIDDHEVSSIHTDNPFLIYDNYPLDSIDHIEIYLGAGAVRIGNEPSILIIKLYTKDPKRENSTTVKGLLDTRKGYSYNFTDARLIKENISYLVSVYKGYNNYKTYYYNNNPLNRDSQAVFGIFKLNYYDTQLTLNFAKVSRDAFKGLAVDISPDKAYTQSQDFYISLTQKLLEDKSLTLNISYDYNQRQGEFENKYSEGGVFVLPVYNPPLSIPYYYYEKRNLKKYTFYLSKEFKTDNNILLIGTSYKIKQNDVEKADYKAYTLSGYTSGSTKDLLQFNKTDLYTVFAENQYNINEKNLIFLSLKYDYYRRENLPDIKQFIARIGHTSFINENLYIKSFITKTYMPPSFYELEQSKNPKDLRVENLKGFSSEIVYEKGKNTLKLFYGYTYAKDLIIFTQNGTLNYEGTPFHLLDFEYTYKITPNNKIIFDVFKAFLPSSKFSPTFGGSIKTFNSFDRFDIYGELIYRNGFEVFDKKVNSTYNLNAGLIYNFDRNLSIKVKGENLLNSSYKTVLFGYPNQIGIFDAYDRKLVIGIEKVF; encoded by the coding sequence ATGAAAAACAAAAAAGTCCTTACAACACTGTTGAGTCTTCTACTTGTTAAAAATGTCTTTGCTCAAGAAAAAATAACAACTTTATTAAATAAATATGAAGAAGCTTCTGACCTTTCCAACCGAACAAAAATTGAAAGTCTTGGACATTATATTACAATAACAAGAAAAGATTTAGAGATAATGCAAGCAAACACCCTGTCTGACGTTTTAAAATCTTTAAAACTTCACTCTTATATCCCTAACACCTTTGGTGTTTATCAACTTACTGCTGCAGGATCACAAGTTGGTTTAAATACTTCTTACAGATTATTTATAGATGACCACGAAGTAAGTTCAATACATACAGATAATCCATTTTTGATTTACGATAACTACCCTTTAGACTCTATAGACCATATAGAGATATACCTTGGAGCAGGAGCTGTAAGAATTGGTAATGAACCATCAATATTAATAATAAAACTTTACACAAAAGACCCTAAAAGAGAAAACTCTACAACTGTTAAAGGACTGTTAGATACAAGAAAAGGTTATTCTTACAACTTTACAGATGCAAGACTTATAAAAGAAAATATCTCTTACCTTGTAAGTGTCTATAAAGGTTATAACAACTACAAAACTTACTATTACAACAACAATCCTTTAAACAGAGATTCCCAAGCAGTTTTTGGCATTTTTAAACTAAACTACTACGACACTCAGCTTACACTTAACTTTGCAAAGGTAAGTAGAGATGCTTTTAAAGGCTTAGCAGTTGATATTTCACCAGACAAAGCTTACACACAGTCCCAAGACTTTTATATCTCTCTTACTCAAAAATTACTTGAAGACAAATCTTTGACTCTAAATATTTCTTATGACTACAACCAACGACAAGGAGAGTTTGAAAATAAATACTCAGAAGGTGGTGTTTTTGTTTTACCTGTCTATAACCCGCCATTATCAATCCCTTATTATTACTATGAAAAAAGAAATCTAAAAAAGTACACTTTTTACTTGTCAAAAGAGTTTAAAACTGACAACAACATACTATTAATAGGAACGTCTTACAAAATAAAACAAAATGATGTAGAAAAGGCTGATTATAAAGCATATACTTTATCAGGATATACATCAGGTTCTACTAAAGATTTACTTCAATTCAACAAAACAGACCTTTACACAGTTTTTGCTGAAAACCAGTACAATATAAACGAAAAAAATCTTATATTCTTAAGTCTAAAATATGACTATTACAGAAGAGAGAATCTACCAGACATAAAACAGTTTATAGCAAGAATTGGACACACTTCTTTTATAAATGAAAATTTATACATAAAAAGTTTCATAACAAAAACTTACATGCCACCCTCTTTTTATGAATTAGAGCAATCTAAAAACCCAAAAGATTTGAGAGTAGAGAATCTAAAAGGATTTTCTTCTGAGATTGTTTATGAAAAAGGAAAGAACACTCTAAAGCTGTTTTATGGCTACACTTACGCTAAGGATTTAATAATCTTTACTCAAAATGGAACTTTAAATTATGAAGGTACTCCTTTTCATCTTTTAGATTTTGAATACACTTACAAAATAACACCAAATAACAAAATAATCTTTGACGTATTTAAAGCCTTTTTACCTTCCTCAAAATTTAGCCCTACTTTTGGCGGTTCAATAAAAACTTTTAACTCTTTTGACAGATTTGACATTTACGGAGAGTTAATATACAGAAATGGTTTTGAAGTGTTTGACAAAAAAGTTAATTCAACATACAATTTAAACGCTGGACTTATATACAACTTTGACCGAAATTTAAGTATAAAGGTAAAGGGAGAAAATCTACTAAACAGCTCCTACAAAACTGTTTTATTTGGTTATCCTAATCAGATTGGCATATTTGACGCATACGATAGAAAATTAGTAATAGGTATAGAAAAGGTATTTTAA
- a CDS encoding putative bifunctional diguanylate cyclase/phosphodiesterase: protein MIKSYLSKEIQKNQISIGITLLSLIILSVLYLYLPVYEKYIQNILLEKDLEKEVDIAKNVIKKIKEISEDSLISKISDRQFIKNASGILEVLNTPNTEYLYIIFESNRQFFIALDASKKDRMKPFEYIQLLPAEIPIVNQGIKEGEYKYLIHTNTSTLGLTLYIPFKDKDNINYIFIKDYTIKEVQEIKSLVDSIRRAVFGFIILIVSLANVAIIGIIKTLYYKKRSFIDNLTGLYNRNYLEEIENKNLKDFVVIVADIDFFKKINDTYGHLVGDKILKTVAKNIKKNVRENDIVIRYGGEEFLILLQKERNLDNINYINVAERIRSSVENLKIKINEDDYIKTTLSIGVFLDTDKVKSLQEAIKKADVALYKAKNKGRNRIEIYDEETQSSEKALKVSQIKEAIEDKRLFCLYQPIISLKDSKVSHYEALVRVKDKEGNTIPPYQFLNTIENTFLYTKLTKEVMEYNLKILKEHPYIKVSINLKPSDILNRSTIDMLLDIAKQESIIKRLMIEIVETEDALAYEEIVKIISSLKEAGYVICLDDFGSGYSNFVYLLRLNIDYLKIDANLIKNITTDKVSFEVVKMINDFCKKMKIKTIAEYVENEDILKIIKYIGVDYGQGYYFAKPKPIEELIKSSK from the coding sequence ATGATAAAAAGTTATCTATCTAAAGAAATTCAAAAGAATCAAATATCCATAGGAATTACACTTCTATCTTTAATAATTCTTTCAGTCTTGTATTTATATTTACCAGTCTACGAAAAATATATTCAAAACATACTTCTTGAAAAAGATTTAGAAAAAGAGGTAGATATAGCTAAAAATGTTATCAAAAAAATAAAGGAGATATCAGAAGATTCATTAATATCAAAAATATCTGACAGACAGTTCATTAAAAATGCAAGCGGAATTTTGGAGGTTCTAAATACACCAAATACAGAGTATTTATACATAATTTTTGAATCAAACAGACAGTTTTTTATAGCCCTTGATGCATCTAAAAAAGATAGAATGAAACCTTTTGAGTATATTCAACTACTTCCAGCGGAAATACCCATTGTTAACCAAGGAATAAAAGAAGGAGAGTATAAGTACTTAATACATACAAACACATCAACTTTAGGTTTGACTTTATACATCCCATTTAAAGATAAAGATAATATAAATTACATATTTATAAAAGATTACACCATAAAAGAAGTACAAGAGATTAAAAGTTTAGTAGACTCAATACGGAGGGCTGTATTTGGATTTATAATATTAATAGTATCACTTGCGAATGTAGCCATTATAGGAATCATAAAAACTTTATACTACAAAAAAAGAAGTTTTATTGACAACCTTACAGGACTTTACAACAGGAACTACTTAGAAGAGATAGAAAATAAAAATTTAAAAGACTTTGTTGTTATAGTTGCAGACATAGACTTCTTTAAAAAAATTAACGATACTTACGGTCATTTAGTAGGAGATAAGATTTTGAAAACTGTAGCAAAAAATATTAAAAAGAACGTTAGAGAAAATGACATTGTTATAAGGTACGGGGGAGAAGAGTTTTTAATACTTTTACAGAAGGAAAGAAATTTAGATAATATAAATTACATTAACGTTGCGGAGAGAATCAGAAGTAGTGTAGAAAACTTAAAAATAAAGATAAATGAAGACGATTACATTAAAACAACCTTATCAATAGGTGTATTTTTAGATACAGATAAAGTCAAAAGTTTACAAGAAGCTATAAAAAAAGCTGACGTTGCTCTTTACAAAGCTAAAAACAAAGGAAGAAATAGAATAGAGATTTACGATGAAGAAACTCAATCATCTGAAAAAGCCTTAAAAGTTTCTCAAATCAAAGAAGCTATTGAAGATAAAAGGCTTTTCTGTCTATACCAACCTATAATATCATTAAAAGACAGTAAAGTCTCCCATTACGAAGCATTAGTCCGAGTTAAAGACAAAGAGGGAAACACAATCCCACCTTACCAGTTTTTAAACACAATAGAAAACACTTTTCTCTATACTAAGCTTACAAAAGAAGTTATGGAGTATAACCTTAAAATATTAAAAGAGCATCCTTACATAAAAGTAAGTATAAATTTAAAACCATCAGACATACTAAACAGGTCAACCATAGACATGCTTTTGGATATAGCAAAACAAGAGAGTATTATAAAAAGGCTTATGATTGAGATAGTAGAAACAGAAGACGCTCTTGCATACGAAGAAATTGTAAAGATAATAAGCAGTCTAAAAGAAGCTGGATACGTTATATGTTTAGACGATTTTGGTAGTGGATACTCAAACTTCGTTTACCTTTTAAGGTTAAATATTGATTACTTAAAAATAGATGCAAACCTTATAAAGAACATCACAACTGATAAAGTTTCATTTGAAGTTGTCAAGATGATAAACGATTTTTGTAAGAAGATGAAAATAAAAACAATTGCAGAGTATGTAGAAAATGAGGATATACTAAAAATAATAAAATACATAGGCGTTGATTACGGACAGGGATACTACTTTGCAAAACCAAAACCGATAGAAGAGCTTATTAAATCAAGCAAATAA
- the gltB gene encoding glutamate synthase large subunit: protein MSEILEKDACGVGFLANIKGIKSYKILCDALESLANLDHRGAVSADGKTGDGAGILTQIPYKFFEKQLKKLGIKVPSVEDFAVGVFFLPKGKEESLKREIEDIINQKFKFLGWREVPINENEVGEIAKRTQPTILQGFISKEGIKTENFEKDLFILRKKLEKLSLNPDYKDFYIPSLSSRTIVYKGLITAPKLRDFYLDLQDEDYETAFAIFHQRYSTNTFPNWKLAHPFRMLAHNGEINTISANRNWLKAKEQDIREVWGDLANIILPITNDTDSDSASLDNAIEFLVHSGKDILTAINVLVPRAWENDDRLTPEEKAFYEYFACIFESWDGPAAIAFTDGKIIGGKLDRNGLRPARYIITNDVILMASEVGVIEFPEEEVVLKGRLGPGDKIALDLETGKIYFSEEIIDLLVKDKKYKEWVESNIIPFIPAKETPEIDYKEVLKELITFGYDKDEINMVVKEMALKGVEPTYSMGNDTPISVLSRRPKMLASYFKQRFAQVTNPPIDPIREKKVMSLKTYVGKKENFLLETPKHANQIVFDSPIIFDNEMQELIKTYPDKVQIIPTIFPPYETALEPTLDEICQRVEEAVDNGKEIIILSDRDISIEGAPIPMGLAVGAVNTYMAKRGKRSRFSIIADSGEVRDTHSLAFLIGYGATLVNPYMIVQIIRNLVEEDKKFEITFEEAVKNYKKALNEGLLKIMSKMGIATIKSYRGSGLFEALGISQEVIDKCFPGTVSKLDGIGFMEIARETLARFNPAFSGEMKELPVGGEYRHRREGGEFHSWNPKALTSLHRAVRQIKLEEYKAFADLAYAEKPVELRDLLQINSDRPPIPIEEVEPIESIMKRFVGAGMSVGALSREAHETIAEALNTIGGKSNSGEGGEDPARYGTIKNSKIKQVASGRFGVTPEYLNSAEEIEIKIAQGAKPGEGGQLPGKKVDVYIAFLRHAKPGITLISPPPHHDIYSIEDLAQLIYDLKMINPKAKVIVKLVSESGIGVVASGVSKAFADIIHISGHDGGTGASPLSSIKNAGTIWELGLPEVHKALIDNDLRSRVKLRVDGGIKTGRDIIIGALLGAEEFGFGTALMIAEGCVMARQCHLNTCPVGITTQDKRLREKFPGKPEHIINYLKFVAQEVRQYLADMGYKSLDEIIGRTDLLKPIIPHDHYKAKKIKFVNVLIPYDPTKPSKSTQDSNPIPDSKKPFDLEILPEILPAIEKDKNFSGFYVLRNTYRSFGTRIAHEIVKRYGDKGLRNGKIEINLRGTAGQSFGAFCVHGMILSLTGQANDYVGKGMAGGMIIIKPPKEFKGESHNNVIAGNTILYGATGGQVFISGKVGERFAVRNSGAVAVVEGVGDHGCEYMTDGIVMILGNIGVNFGAGMTGGVAYIYDPNSEVNRKINKSYVEVVELEEEDVDQIEKLLTKHKAYTDSKIAEKILYNFKQEIDNFVKVVPIEVKKPSDETDEVEVKK from the coding sequence TTGTCTGAAATTTTAGAAAAAGATGCCTGCGGTGTAGGATTTTTAGCAAACATAAAAGGAATAAAATCATATAAAATTCTTTGTGATGCTCTTGAGTCCCTTGCAAACTTAGACCATAGAGGTGCTGTAAGTGCAGACGGTAAAACAGGGGATGGTGCTGGAATACTCACCCAGATACCTTATAAATTCTTTGAAAAACAGCTGAAAAAATTAGGTATAAAAGTTCCTTCTGTAGAAGACTTTGCAGTAGGCGTTTTCTTTTTACCAAAAGGAAAAGAAGAGAGTTTAAAAAGAGAGATTGAAGATATAATAAATCAAAAATTTAAATTTTTAGGTTGGAGAGAAGTTCCTATAAATGAAAACGAAGTAGGAGAAATAGCCAAAAGAACTCAACCAACCATCTTACAAGGATTTATATCAAAAGAGGGTATTAAAACAGAAAACTTTGAAAAAGATTTATTTATTCTCAGAAAAAAGTTAGAAAAACTCTCTTTAAACCCTGATTACAAAGATTTCTACATACCTTCTCTATCTTCAAGGACAATAGTTTATAAAGGACTTATTACAGCTCCAAAACTTAGAGACTTTTATCTTGATTTACAAGACGAAGATTACGAAACAGCCTTTGCAATATTCCATCAAAGATACTCAACAAATACATTTCCAAACTGGAAGCTTGCCCATCCATTTAGAATGCTTGCCCACAACGGTGAGATAAACACAATATCAGCAAACAGAAACTGGCTTAAAGCAAAAGAACAAGACATAAGAGAAGTATGGGGAGATTTAGCTAACATAATACTACCTATAACAAACGATACAGATAGCGACTCTGCTTCTTTAGATAACGCTATAGAGTTTTTAGTCCACTCTGGAAAAGATATTCTTACAGCTATAAACGTTTTAGTTCCAAGAGCTTGGGAAAATGACGATAGATTAACACCAGAAGAAAAAGCTTTTTATGAGTACTTTGCTTGCATATTTGAAAGCTGGGACGGACCTGCTGCAATAGCCTTTACAGACGGTAAAATCATAGGTGGAAAGCTTGATAGAAACGGACTTAGACCTGCAAGATACATAATAACAAACGATGTAATATTAATGGCTTCTGAAGTAGGTGTTATTGAGTTTCCTGAAGAAGAAGTGGTTTTAAAAGGAAGGTTAGGTCCGGGAGACAAGATTGCCTTAGACTTAGAAACAGGAAAAATTTATTTCTCAGAAGAGATAATAGACCTTCTTGTTAAAGACAAAAAGTATAAAGAATGGGTAGAGTCAAACATAATTCCTTTCATTCCTGCAAAAGAAACACCCGAAATTGATTATAAGGAAGTATTAAAAGAGCTTATTACATTTGGTTATGATAAAGATGAGATTAATATGGTTGTAAAAGAGATGGCTCTTAAAGGAGTAGAGCCTACTTACTCAATGGGTAATGATACACCTATATCCGTTCTCTCAAGAAGACCTAAGATGCTTGCATCTTATTTTAAACAAAGATTTGCTCAGGTAACAAACCCACCTATTGACCCTATAAGAGAAAAGAAAGTAATGTCTTTAAAAACTTACGTAGGTAAAAAAGAAAACTTTTTACTTGAAACTCCAAAACACGCTAACCAAATCGTCTTTGACAGCCCAATAATATTTGATAACGAAATGCAGGAGCTTATCAAAACTTATCCAGATAAAGTTCAGATAATACCTACTATATTCCCACCTTACGAAACAGCTTTAGAACCTACTTTAGATGAGATATGCCAGAGAGTTGAAGAAGCTGTAGACAACGGAAAAGAGATAATAATACTCTCTGACAGAGACATATCAATAGAAGGAGCTCCTATCCCTATGGGACTTGCAGTTGGAGCTGTAAACACTTACATGGCAAAAAGAGGAAAAAGGAGCAGATTCAGCATAATAGCTGATAGTGGAGAGGTAAGAGATACTCACTCTCTAGCATTCCTTATCGGATACGGTGCAACTTTGGTAAATCCTTACATGATTGTTCAAATCATAAGAAATTTGGTAGAGGAAGATAAAAAGTTTGAGATTACATTTGAAGAAGCTGTTAAAAATTACAAAAAAGCCTTAAACGAAGGATTACTTAAAATAATGTCCAAAATGGGTATTGCTACCATAAAGAGCTACAGAGGCTCTGGACTTTTTGAAGCGTTAGGTATATCTCAAGAAGTTATAGATAAATGTTTCCCTGGTACTGTTTCTAAACTTGATGGTATAGGCTTTATGGAAATTGCAAGAGAGACCTTAGCAAGATTTAATCCAGCTTTTTCTGGAGAAATGAAAGAACTTCCTGTAGGAGGAGAGTATAGACACAGAAGAGAAGGAGGAGAGTTCCATTCATGGAATCCAAAAGCTTTAACATCTCTTCACAGAGCAGTAAGACAGATAAAGTTAGAAGAGTATAAAGCATTTGCAGACCTTGCTTACGCTGAAAAACCTGTAGAGCTAAGAGACCTGCTTCAAATAAATTCAGACAGACCACCTATTCCTATAGAAGAAGTAGAGCCTATTGAGTCTATAATGAAAAGGTTTGTTGGAGCTGGGATGTCTGTAGGAGCTCTCAGCAGAGAAGCACACGAAACCATAGCAGAAGCTCTAAACACTATAGGTGGAAAGTCTAACTCTGGAGAAGGTGGAGAAGACCCTGCAAGGTATGGAACAATAAAAAACAGTAAAATAAAACAGGTAGCATCAGGAAGATTTGGAGTAACTCCTGAATATTTAAACTCAGCTGAAGAAATTGAGATAAAGATTGCTCAAGGAGCAAAACCGGGAGAAGGTGGACAATTACCGGGTAAAAAGGTAGATGTGTACATCGCATTTTTAAGACATGCAAAACCTGGAATAACTCTTATATCTCCACCACCTCACCACGACATATACTCAATAGAAGACCTTGCCCAGTTAATATACGACCTAAAAATGATAAATCCAAAAGCAAAAGTTATAGTAAAACTTGTATCTGAAAGTGGTATAGGTGTTGTAGCATCTGGGGTATCAAAAGCCTTTGCTGATATTATCCACATATCAGGGCATGACGGAGGAACAGGAGCTTCTCCTTTATCATCAATAAAAAACGCAGGAACAATATGGGAGCTTGGATTACCTGAAGTCCATAAAGCATTAATAGATAATGATTTAAGGTCAAGGGTAAAACTTAGAGTTGACGGTGGTATAAAAACAGGAAGAGATATAATCATAGGAGCTCTATTAGGTGCAGAAGAGTTTGGATTTGGAACTGCCCTTATGATAGCTGAAGGTTGTGTAATGGCAAGACAGTGCCACTTAAACACCTGCCCAGTAGGTATAACAACCCAAGATAAAAGATTAAGAGAAAAGTTTCCAGGAAAACCAGAGCATATAATAAACTACCTTAAGTTTGTTGCTCAAGAGGTAAGACAGTACCTTGCAGATATGGGCTACAAAAGTTTAGACGAAATAATAGGAAGAACAGACCTTCTCAAGCCTATAATTCCACACGACCATTATAAAGCTAAAAAAATTAAGTTTGTCAATGTTTTAATACCTTACGACCCTACAAAACCATCAAAATCTACTCAAGACTCAAATCCAATACCAGATTCTAAAAAACCATTTGACCTTGAAATACTTCCTGAAATATTACCAGCAATAGAAAAAGACAAAAACTTCTCAGGATTTTACGTTTTAAGAAACACTTACAGGTCTTTTGGAACAAGAATAGCCCATGAGATAGTTAAAAGATACGGAGACAAAGGATTAAGAAACGGTAAAATAGAGATAAATCTAAGAGGAACTGCGGGTCAAAGCTTCGGAGCTTTCTGTGTACACGGAATGATTTTATCCCTAACCGGTCAAGCAAACGATTATGTAGGAAAAGGCATGGCGGGTGGAATGATCATCATAAAACCACCGAAAGAGTTTAAAGGTGAAAGCCATAATAACGTTATAGCAGGAAATACAATACTCTACGGTGCAACCGGTGGACAAGTCTTTATAAGCGGAAAAGTAGGGGAAAGATTTGCAGTAAGAAATAGCGGAGCTGTAGCTGTAGTGGAAGGTGTGGGAGACCATGGTTGTGAGTATATGACAGACGGTATCGTTATGATTCTTGGAAATATTGGCGTTAACTTTGGAGCTGGAATGACCGGTGGAGTTGCATACATTTACGACCCTAATTCAGAGGTAAATAGAAAGATAAACAAATCTTACGTTGAAGTAGTGGAACTTGAAGAAGAAGATGTAGACCAGATAGAGAAACTCTTAACAAAACACAAAGCTTACACAGACAGTAAAATTGCAGAAAAAATACTTTACAACTTTAAGCAAGAGATAGATAACTTTGTAAAAGTAGTTCCAATTGAAGTAAAAAAACCTTCTGATGAAACAGACGAGGTAGAAGTTAAAAAATGA